In Harmonia axyridis chromosome 6, icHarAxyr1.1, whole genome shotgun sequence, a single window of DNA contains:
- the LOC123682152 gene encoding cyclin-dependent kinase 5 activator 1 codes for MGTVLSFSPRERRPVYTTSSNADFTLNNFSYEQLNNVKNRENKQNVNLTNSNNHNLNCNNINNCNNDNARIISEKNALEKNLKKHSLFINMLSWKRFSTEYNNKKKLDNKNKNVTVYKQPIVDNIHPVIDKNKNIQQQKQGSYYSTSKSSSTIALDIVRVNNQNNNTNNNVNCDKLSNKQSILSQHSLNNQNQVVPVAAPRKTVIQASTSELLKCLGLFLQAKCFKLRDFQAGDAVMWLRTVDRSLLLQGWQDVAFINPANVVFVYMLVRELVEEDIDCEQDLQAVVLTCLYLSYSYMGNEISYPLKPFLVEDSKERFWDRCLDIVNRLSTSMLRINAEPGYFTEIFTELKACGVANLVSNSMATMGCQTVPVVPCHAGGTTAA; via the exons ATGGGTACCGTGCTAAGTTTCTCTCCGCGCGAGAGACGCCCTGTATACACGACCAGTTCGAACGCCGACTTCACCCTGAACAACTTCTCGTACGAGCAGCTCAACAATGTGAAGAACCGGGAGAACAAGCAGAACGTCAACTTGACCAACTCCAACAACCACAACTTGAACTGCAATAACATCAACAACTGCAACAATGACAACGCTAGGATCATCTCGGAAAAGAACGCGCTGGAAAAAAACCTGAAGAAGCACAGTCTCTTCATAAACATGCTGTCCTGGAAGAGGTTCTCCACCGAGTATAACAACAAGAAGAAGCTGGATAACAAGAACAAGAACGTGACGGTGTACAAGCAACCAATAGTTGACAACATACATCCGGTCATCGACAAGAACAAGAACATACAGCAGCAGAAACAGGGTTCGTACTATTCCACCTCAAAATCATCATCAACCATTGCCCTGGATATCGTCAGAGTGAACAACCAGAACAACAACACTAACAACAACGTGAACTGTGATAAGTTGTCTAATAAGCAGAGTATACTCAGCCAACATTCTCTAAATAATCAGAACCAAGTTGTACCAGTAGCTGCACCTAGGAAAACGGTCATCCAAGCCTCAACCTCTGAATTATTGAAATGCCTGGGTTTGTTCCTCCAAGCCAAATGTTTCAAATTGAGGGACTTCCAAGCTGGGGATGCTGTAATGTGGCTCAGGACAGTAGATAGGAGCCTCCTTCTGCAAGGATGGCAG GATGTGGCTTTCATCAACCCAGCAAACGTCGTATTCGTGTACATGCTAGTCAGAGAGCTAGTAGAAGAAGACATCGACTGCGAACAAGACCTACAAGCCGTAGTTCTAACCTGCCTCTACCTCTCCTACTCCTACATGGGCAATGAGATCTCCTACCCCCTGAAACCCTTCCTGGTGGAAGACTCCAAGGAGAGGTTTTGGGACAGATGCCTCGACATCGTCAACAGACTGTCTACCAGCATGCTCAGGATAAACGCTGAGCCTGGCTACTTCACCGAAATCTTCACCGAGCTCAAGGCGTGCGGTGTTGCCAACTTGGTATCGAACAGCATGGCAACAATGGGGTGTCAGACGGTACCGGTGGTACCCTGCCACGCGGGTGGTACCACTGCGGCTTGA
- the LOC123682145 gene encoding protein gustavus isoform X2 yields the protein MRSTRRILYATPIPNGGGSSGNLKPPRYRTLRNVVRTGNSASINNVGGGGGSPSGSRLCEVRRAYKSAGVPCKTARRRARGMSMGQKVSGGVKAVNRDAATPYKPVIPRELAQDFARPPRLDMLLDMPPAHRDTQLKHSWNQDDRSLNIFVKEDDKLTFHRHPVAQSTDCIRGKVGFTKGLHCWEVNWSTRERGTHAVVGVATKESPLHSVGYQSLVGSTDTSWGWDLGRNKLYHDSKNAPGQTYPALLKPDETFIVPDKFLVVLDMDEGTLSFVVDGQYLGIAFRGLKGRKLYPIVSAVWGHCEITMKYIGGLDPEPLPLMDLCRRVIRQRLGKQRLEDKVMSLQLPQALQTYLLYRDRR from the exons tcccAGGTACAGAACCCTTCGAAACGTCGTAAGAACCGGCAACTCGGCGAGCATCAACAACGTCGGCGGCGGTGGCGGAAGCCCGAGCGGCTCCAGGTTGTGCGAAGTGAGGCGGGCGTACAAATCGGCCGGCGTGCCGTGCAAGACGGCCCGTCGCAGGGCCCGGGGCATGAGCATGGGCCAGAAGGTCTCAGGAGGAGTCAAGGCCGTCAATCGGGACGCAGCGACACCCTACAAACCGGTCATACCCAGGGAGTTGGCACAG GATTTTGCCCGGCCACCCAGATTGGACATGTTACTCGACATGCCACCAGCACACAGAGACACGCAATTGAAGCACAGTTGGAACCAGGACGACAGATCACTGAACATATTCGTTAAGGAAGATGACAAGTTAACGTTCCACAGACATCCGGTGGCCCAGAGCACAGACTGCATCAGGGGCAAGGTTGGTTTCACGAAGGGCCTGCACTGCTGGGAAGTGAATTGGTCCACACGCGAGAGAGGAACCCACGCAGTGGTGGGCGTGGCGACGAAAGAATCGCCACTACATTCTGTGGGCTATCAGAGCCTAGTCGGGAGCACAGACACGTCTTGGGGATGGGATTTAG GACGAAATAAATTGTACCACGACTCGAAAAACGCCCCTGGACAAACATATCCAGCACTTCTGAAACCAGATGAAACCTTTATAGTGCCCGATAAATTTTTAGTAGTATTAGATATGGACGAAGGAACCCTTAGTTTCGTTGTTGATGGCCAGTATCTCGGTATAGCCTTCAGAGGTCTGAAAGGCAGAAAGTTGTACCCTATCGTGAGCGCAGTTTGGGGCCACTGTGAGATAACCATGAAGTACATCGGTGGATTAGATC CTGAACCTCTTCCATTAATGGACTTGTGCAGACGGGTCATTAGGCAACGTCTTGGCAAGCAGCGTCTAGAGGATAAAGTGATGAGCTTGCAGCTTCCCCAAGCCTTACAGACTTACCTATTGTACAGAGACAGAAGATAA
- the LOC123682147 gene encoding zinc finger MYM-type protein 1-like — MDIRTFFTKKRRVEEGIHHDEPHCSKPTPSSMETSLAKQVGRNRINYGIPSDIARIGEPIKQIILNIYPKENNRAFVADWFKRYKWLQYSVERDAAFCYPCQQFLPHGSKQSSYTSTGFRNWKNASDTRTGFPKHEKSIPHTQAMAMWQDKLRRISTGSSVETLINHEVLEKNRYYMKSIVEVIQFLVVNELALRGNYVLEEKKEQGLFQNLFEYTCMKDPNLKEAFSHIPQNATYHSPEIQNQIIQAMVQVVQNSIVKDIKESDVNWFTLMEDGTRDKNNRENIAIAIRYVKDGIVNESLLTVTTTEHLDAATFTELTLNTLTKNGIDLSRMLSQCYDGASVMSGKVSGVATRIENQLGRKIPYVHCYNHRLHLIVIRTISEMTFIRLFFDQCIMLHEFFHHGKIAAMYGGKIIGRLLEQRWSGHLAVTKVVNDNYSEILLTLDKMKNDRFNGDDVAKSVGIKKIMLNLEFRMAMVVAKKILSMLQPADASLQARSAGLKDALIIINCVQNEITKLRTDEMYHQILEEAKSMTSIDSENRTHTQKRQVRRSNRMDDYLMFDSSCSSTKQNEEDQPFKSEYFETLDILVAELQRRFSDNDDLLNSVASLDELDVNKMEPLKNLGITIPSNEEATVVKAYLSRREDKTEDIVQVLYRQREAFKDTYELFASVATIGCSTAVCESTFSTLTAINRPQRLSMSHERMAGMVFLAFEKRRTQSVDLNEVLRIFNNMTNRRIQLF, encoded by the exons ATGGATATAAGGACTTTCTTTACCAAAAAACGAAGAGTTGAAGAGGGAATTCATCACGATGAACCCCATTGCTCAAAACCCACTCCTAGTTCTATGGAAACTAGTTTGGCAAAACAGGTTGGTAGAAATAGAATTAACTATGGTATTCCTTCGGATATTGCACGAATCGGAGAACcgataaaacaaattattttaaatatatatcccaaagaaaataatagggCCTTTGTTGCGGATTGGTTTAAGCGATATAAATGGTTGCAGTATTCGGTCGAGAGAGATGCTGCTTTTTGCTATCCTTGTCAACAATTTTTACCCCATGGAAGCAAACAAAGTTCTTATACTTCCACAGGATTCAGAAACTGGAAAAATGCCAGTGATACAAGAACTGGGTTTCCAAAACATGAGAAATCAATTCCTCATACACAAGCCATGGCGATGTGGCAAGACAAACTACGCAGAATATCTACAGGTAGCAGTGTCGAAACTTTGATAAATCATgaagttttagaaaaaaaccGGTATTACATGAAATCAATTGTTGAAGTTATACAATTTTTAGTTGTCAACGAGTTAGCTTTGCGAGGAAATTatgttttggaggaaaaaaaagaacaaggattatttcagaatttatttgaatacacgTGCATGAAAGATCCGAATTTGAAGGAGGCTTTCAGCCATATACCACAAAATGCGACATATCATTCACCGGAAATTCAAAACCAAATAATTCAAGCAATGGTTCAAGTAGTACAGAACTCCATTGTCAAAGATATCAAGGAATCTGACGTGAATTGGTTCACTCTAATGGAAGATGGAACGAGGGATAAGAATAAtcgtgaaaatattgctatagcAATACGTTACGTTAAGGATggaatcgtcaatgagtcgttgCTGACAGttacaacaactgaacatcttGATGCAGCAACATTTACCGAATTAACTTTAAACACTCTTACGAAAAATGGCATTGATCTCTCCCGTATGCTAAGCCAATGCTATGATGGAGCAAGTGTTATGAGCGGAAAAGTTTCAGGAGTTGCGACTAGAATAGAGAATCAATTGGGCCGAAAAATTCCTTATGTCCACTGTTATAACCACCGCTTACATTTAATAGTTATCAGGACTATCTCTGAAATGACTTTCATCCGTTTATTTTTTGATCAATGCATCATGTTACATGAGTTCTTTCATCATGGAAAAATAGCTGCAATGTATGGTGGAAAAATAATTGGCAGATTACTCGAACAACGTTGGTCAGGACACTTGGCGGTTACAAAAGTTGTAAACGATAATTATTCAGAGATTTTGCTAACtttagataaaatgaaaaatgacagattcaatGGTGACGACGTTGCCAAGAGTGTcggcatcaaaaaaattatgcttaATTTGGAATTCCGAATGGCTATGGTTGTGGCCAAAAAAATACTATCCATGCTTCAGCCTGCAGATGCAAGTTTACAAGCCCGAAGCGCAGGATTGAAAGACGCCCTAATAATCATAAATTGCGTCCAAAATGAAATCACAAAATTGAGAACAGATGAAATGTATCATCAAATTTTGGAAGAAGCTAAATCTATGACAAGCATTGATTCTGAAAATAGGACTCACACCCAAAAAAGGCAAGTCAGAAGATCTAATCGCATGGATGACTACTTGATGTTTGACTCTTCCTGTTCCTCAacgaaacaaaatgaagaagatcaACCATTTAAATCTGAGTATTTCGAAACATTGGACATACTAGTTGCTGAATTACAGAGAAGGTTTTCAGACAACGATGATCTGTTAAATTCTGTAGCGAGTCTCGATGAGTTGGATGTGAACAAAATGGaacctttgaaaaatttag GTATAACAATTCCATCAAATGAAGAGGCTACAGTGGTTAAAGCTTATTTGAGTCGTCGTGAGGATAAAACAGAAGACATAGTGCAAGTTTTGTACAGACAGCGAGAGGCTTTCAAAGATACATATGAACTCTTTGCATCTGTGGCGACCATAGGATGTAGCACTGCTGTTTGTGAATCTACTTTTTCAACCTTAACTGCAATCAATAGACCTCAGAGGCTGTCAATGAGTCACGAAAGAATGGCAGGCATGGTATTTCTGGCCTTTGAAAAGAGAAGGACTCAGTCTGTTGATCTGAATGAAGTCCTTCgcatatttaataatatgaCAAATCGAAGGATTCAGCTGTTTTGA
- the LOC123682145 gene encoding protein gustavus isoform X3 encodes MKAVVLRSPRYRTLRNVVRTGNSASINNVGGGGGSPSGSRLCEVRRAYKSAGVPCKTARRRARGMSMGQKVSGGVKAVNRDAATPYKPVIPRELAQDFARPPRLDMLLDMPPAHRDTQLKHSWNQDDRSLNIFVKEDDKLTFHRHPVAQSTDCIRGKVGFTKGLHCWEVNWSTRERGTHAVVGVATKESPLHSVGYQSLVGSTDTSWGWDLGRNKLYHDSKNAPGQTYPALLKPDETFIVPDKFLVVLDMDEGTLSFVVDGQYLGIAFRGLKGRKLYPIVSAVWGHCEITMKYIGGLDPEPLPLMDLCRRVIRQRLGKQRLEDKVMSLQLPQALQTYLLYRDRR; translated from the exons tcccAGGTACAGAACCCTTCGAAACGTCGTAAGAACCGGCAACTCGGCGAGCATCAACAACGTCGGCGGCGGTGGCGGAAGCCCGAGCGGCTCCAGGTTGTGCGAAGTGAGGCGGGCGTACAAATCGGCCGGCGTGCCGTGCAAGACGGCCCGTCGCAGGGCCCGGGGCATGAGCATGGGCCAGAAGGTCTCAGGAGGAGTCAAGGCCGTCAATCGGGACGCAGCGACACCCTACAAACCGGTCATACCCAGGGAGTTGGCACAG GATTTTGCCCGGCCACCCAGATTGGACATGTTACTCGACATGCCACCAGCACACAGAGACACGCAATTGAAGCACAGTTGGAACCAGGACGACAGATCACTGAACATATTCGTTAAGGAAGATGACAAGTTAACGTTCCACAGACATCCGGTGGCCCAGAGCACAGACTGCATCAGGGGCAAGGTTGGTTTCACGAAGGGCCTGCACTGCTGGGAAGTGAATTGGTCCACACGCGAGAGAGGAACCCACGCAGTGGTGGGCGTGGCGACGAAAGAATCGCCACTACATTCTGTGGGCTATCAGAGCCTAGTCGGGAGCACAGACACGTCTTGGGGATGGGATTTAG GACGAAATAAATTGTACCACGACTCGAAAAACGCCCCTGGACAAACATATCCAGCACTTCTGAAACCAGATGAAACCTTTATAGTGCCCGATAAATTTTTAGTAGTATTAGATATGGACGAAGGAACCCTTAGTTTCGTTGTTGATGGCCAGTATCTCGGTATAGCCTTCAGAGGTCTGAAAGGCAGAAAGTTGTACCCTATCGTGAGCGCAGTTTGGGGCCACTGTGAGATAACCATGAAGTACATCGGTGGATTAGATC CTGAACCTCTTCCATTAATGGACTTGTGCAGACGGGTCATTAGGCAACGTCTTGGCAAGCAGCGTCTAGAGGATAAAGTGATGAGCTTGCAGCTTCCCCAAGCCTTACAGACTTACCTATTGTACAGAGACAGAAGATAA